One window of the Candidatus Phycorickettsia trachydisci genome contains the following:
- the rsmG gene encoding 16S rRNA (guanine(527)-N(7))-methyltransferase RsmG: MKQKLSQDLNVSRETISKLEEYIALLIKWNEKINLISKNDIPDIWNKHIILCAELMKYINNKDVSLIDLGSGGGLPGIILSILGMQNVTLIESNSKKAAFLLQASKISNFPVRIINDRIEKQQIECDIITSRAFASINQLLECTKYVRFKKFMLLLKGPEVANEIPDTKDFNFQIEQSRYSPLSKIVLVKHNNE, from the coding sequence GTGAAACAAAAGTTATCACAAGATCTAAACGTTTCACGTGAAACAATATCAAAACTAGAAGAATATATTGCATTACTGATTAAATGGAATGAAAAAATTAATTTGATTTCCAAAAATGATATACCTGATATTTGGAATAAACATATTATTTTATGCGCTGAGTTAATGAAGTATATTAATAATAAAGATGTTTCATTAATAGATCTTGGCTCTGGAGGAGGACTGCCTGGGATTATTCTTTCTATTTTAGGAATGCAAAATGTTACTTTAATTGAGTCTAATTCAAAAAAAGCTGCATTTTTATTGCAAGCATCTAAAATTAGTAACTTTCCTGTGCGTATAATAAATGATAGAATCGAAAAACAGCAAATAGAGTGCGATATAATAACCTCAAGAGCTTTTGCATCAATAAATCAGCTTCTTGAGTGCACAAAATATGTGAGGTTTAAAAAATTTATGTTACTGCTTAAAGGGCCAGAGGTTGCTAACGAAATTCCAGATACGAAAGATTTTAATTTTCAAATTGAGCAAAGTAGGTATAGTCCTCTAAGTAAAATAGTGTTAGTGAAGCATAATAATGAGTAA
- a CDS encoding ParA family protein, with the protein MSKKIIAVVNQKGGVGKTTTAVNVAAALSIIGKKTLLVDFDPQGNASSSLGNSLADRSVTVYNLLTGNTTLEEILTKTNFELLDLLPANVNLAALDIELQSLRNREYIFKDKIANTDHEYVIIDCPPSLGMIAINALVAATDILVPMQCEFLALEGLSHLLEIIKIIKAKFNPSLNIMGILLTMYDKRNKLTELVEQDVRNCLGKLVFNTVIPRNVKLSEAPSYGKPAIIYDHRCSGSVAYMHLVKEILGSI; encoded by the coding sequence ATGAGTAAAAAAATCATTGCGGTTGTAAATCAGAAAGGAGGAGTAGGTAAAACTACTACGGCTGTTAACGTTGCAGCAGCCCTTAGTATTATCGGAAAAAAAACTCTTCTAGTTGACTTTGATCCTCAAGGTAATGCAAGTAGCAGTTTAGGAAATAGCCTTGCTGATAGATCGGTCACTGTATATAACTTGCTTACGGGCAATACTACATTAGAAGAAATCTTAACAAAGACAAATTTTGAATTGCTCGATTTATTACCAGCAAATGTTAATTTAGCTGCTCTTGATATCGAGCTTCAATCTTTACGTAATAGAGAATATATTTTTAAAGACAAAATTGCCAACACTGACCATGAATACGTCATTATAGATTGCCCCCCTTCTTTAGGAATGATTGCTATTAATGCACTAGTTGCTGCAACAGATATACTAGTACCTATGCAATGCGAATTTCTAGCATTAGAAGGTTTAAGTCATCTACTAGAGATCATCAAGATAATCAAAGCAAAGTTCAATCCATCCCTAAATATTATGGGTATTTTGCTTACGATGTACGATAAGCGAAATAAACTTACTGAGCTTGTAGAACAAGATGTGCGCAATTGTCTTGGTAAGTTAGTATTCAACACTGTAATTCCTAGGAATGTTAAGCTATCTGAAGCGCCTTCTTATGGTAAACCAGCTATCATATATGATCATCGATGCAGTGGTTCAGTTGCTTACATGCATCTAGTAAAAGAGATTTTAGGATCCATATAA
- a CDS encoding ankyrin repeat domain-containing protein: MDEINFKLSQAVQFNNLEAAQSLIDQGAQVNTNVVYAVNLGFNITPLQTAIRLRHIKMMNLLIDNGADLNQSNPEGNTPLHYAAGFSYEATTLLIEKGANLHFLNRWDENACFWAAQNNQLKTLKLLIDNGADGLRRNIHLKTPFALMADQGNIEGMEMLFALGADINAMDQDGKNALSLAVENRNLDIIRWLHDKMADFSGIDNVLYSVKNDNFDVALLLCSCRAGLNLRQNLDLLNALTTNLDEITKVNNIHMLEKIMGLLHVLGAGYDLISYFPESAEGQKLVHNISNQLFNEISHFNLNHTKLFDGLTGPDIRHSILSIYKIANLDQEYIHCKDQMKLNHLESYSTIMEFINNVRALVDPLVKNVITILNIDYKILDEVFKRGKIGDIDRNISLLKGIKDIDKEKLKIEYPDLYVALRKVTPYLQKSIVTNQNYKLESLRYNLFKIGAIGNIQDEDMLAFHVMKNLKLLKDDTFHALITEYFCDNALEPLLQNLKISTFPEEHRLLEKIHDEAVEATGKVDLAV, from the coding sequence ATGGATGAAATAAATTTCAAGCTTAGTCAAGCTGTACAATTTAATAACCTTGAAGCAGCCCAAAGCTTAATTGATCAAGGTGCTCAAGTTAATACAAATGTTGTGTATGCAGTAAATTTAGGGTTCAATATTACACCTTTACAAACTGCAATACGTTTAAGACATATTAAAATGATGAATCTGCTTATTGATAATGGAGCAGATCTTAATCAATCAAATCCAGAGGGTAATACTCCTTTGCATTATGCTGCTGGCTTTAGTTATGAAGCAACAACCTTACTTATAGAAAAAGGAGCAAATTTGCATTTTTTAAACCGATGGGATGAAAATGCTTGTTTTTGGGCAGCTCAAAATAATCAACTTAAAACTTTAAAACTTCTTATAGATAATGGTGCCGATGGGCTAAGACGCAACATACACCTTAAAACACCTTTTGCCTTAATGGCTGATCAAGGGAATATCGAAGGAATGGAAATGCTTTTTGCATTAGGGGCAGATATTAATGCTATGGATCAAGATGGTAAAAATGCTTTAAGTCTTGCTGTAGAAAACCGAAACCTTGATATAATTAGATGGCTTCATGATAAAATGGCGGACTTTAGTGGTATAGATAATGTATTATACTCCGTGAAAAATGATAACTTTGATGTTGCTCTCCTATTATGCAGTTGCCGAGCAGGTCTCAATTTACGGCAAAATTTAGATTTACTGAACGCATTAACTACAAATCTTGATGAAATTACAAAGGTCAATAATATCCATATGTTGGAAAAAATAATGGGTCTGTTGCATGTTCTTGGTGCCGGATATGACTTAATAAGCTATTTTCCAGAAAGTGCTGAGGGGCAAAAACTAGTACACAATATCTCTAATCAATTATTTAATGAGATTAGCCATTTCAATCTAAACCACACAAAGCTTTTTGATGGTTTAACAGGACCAGATATAAGACATAGCATACTTAGCATATATAAAATAGCTAATTTAGATCAGGAATATATACACTGCAAAGATCAGATGAAACTGAATCATCTAGAATCTTATAGCACTATAATGGAATTCATCAATAATGTTCGTGCGTTAGTTGATCCTCTGGTAAAGAATGTAATTACTATACTCAATATTGATTACAAAATATTAGATGAGGTTTTTAAACGGGGCAAAATAGGAGACATAGATCGCAATATTTCATTACTCAAAGGTATAAAAGATATCGATAAAGAAAAACTAAAAATAGAATATCCAGATTTATATGTTGCTTTAAGAAAGGTTACTCCATATCTGCAAAAATCTATTGTGACGAATCAAAATTATAAACTTGAATCTCTAAGATATAACCTATTCAAAATAGGAGCTATAGGAAATATCCAAGATGAAGATATGCTAGCTTTTCATGTAATGAAAAATCTAAAATTATTAAAAGATGATACATTCCATGCTCTTATTACAGAGTACTTTTGCGATAATGCTTTAGAGCCACTTTTGCAAAATTTGAAAATCTCAACTTTTCCTGAAGAACATAGACTTCTAGAAAAAATCCACGATGAAGCAGTTGAAGCGACAGGAAAAGTTGATTTAGCGGTATAG
- a CDS encoding 3-hydroxybutyrate dehydrogenase has product MLKTAIVTGATSGIGLEVAKALAANGNNIIINGFGKPEEIQNAVNSIQEHGVRCKHYNCDQSDPAQIKSMISQGLEEFGQIDILVNNAGIQKVSPIEDFPEDKWEAIIRINLIAAFYTIKGVIPSMKKNGWGRIVNIASAHGLAASPNKSAYVSAKHGIVGLTKTVALEVATNGITVNSICPGYVDTPLVRGQIPDQARVNGVSEKEALENIILAPHAIKQLIHPSEIASLAVYLCSDAAKSITGTALPIDCGWTAR; this is encoded by the coding sequence ATGTTAAAAACTGCAATTGTGACCGGCGCAACAAGTGGTATCGGTTTAGAAGTAGCAAAAGCTTTAGCTGCAAACGGCAATAACATTATAATTAACGGCTTTGGAAAGCCCGAAGAAATTCAAAATGCCGTAAATAGTATTCAAGAGCATGGCGTCAGATGTAAACACTATAACTGTGACCAATCAGATCCAGCTCAAATTAAATCAATGATCTCTCAAGGTTTAGAAGAGTTTGGTCAAATTGATATTTTAGTCAATAATGCTGGTATTCAAAAGGTATCGCCAATAGAAGATTTTCCCGAAGATAAGTGGGAAGCAATAATAAGAATTAACCTTATTGCTGCATTTTATACAATTAAAGGAGTCATTCCTTCTATGAAAAAAAATGGTTGGGGTAGGATTGTAAATATTGCCTCAGCCCATGGACTTGCGGCATCTCCCAATAAGTCAGCATATGTTTCAGCTAAACATGGTATAGTTGGTTTGACTAAAACTGTAGCTCTTGAAGTTGCAACAAATGGTATTACAGTCAATAGCATTTGCCCAGGATACGTTGATACCCCTTTAGTACGAGGGCAAATTCCAGATCAGGCTAGAGTTAATGGAGTTAGTGAGAAAGAGGCGTTAGAAAACATAATATTAGCTCCACATGCTATAAAGCAGCTCATACATCCAAGTGAAATAGCCAGCTTAGCTGTCTACCTATGTAGTGATGCAGCTAAATCTATCACGGGTACAGCACTGCCAATAGATTGCGGCTGGACTGCAAGGTAA
- a CDS encoding zinc-finger domain-containing protein, giving the protein MKNFETCYIDSDNTVCYGKENLHDHPKVYLKIDPQKKEVICPYCSKKFIKNEA; this is encoded by the coding sequence ATGAAAAATTTTGAAACATGTTACATAGATAGCGACAATACAGTGTGCTATGGCAAAGAAAACTTGCATGACCATCCTAAGGTTTACTTAAAAATTGATCCACAAAAAAAGGAAGTGATTTGTCCTTACTGCAGCAAGAAATTTATTAAGAATGAAGCCTAA
- the folP gene encoding dihydropteroate synthase, which produces MKPKIWGIINITPDSFSDGGKYFSLENALRHAQDLIDSGADVIDIGGESTRPGANVLGFEEEWSRIKDILPLIKEIKKDVIISLDTTKGEIIKRAINYIDIINDVSGFSDPIMLDIVKNSGLPAVLIHNLGVPADPSKTIPEGLNVIEEVSMWFEKKLESLSSSNLILDPGIGFGKTASQSLEILKNIAELHKFNLPLLVGHSRKSYMKLLGIDDKDAATGVISLYVAQKQVQHIRVHNVALNKQFLDIYNTLL; this is translated from the coding sequence ATGAAGCCTAAGATATGGGGAATAATTAATATCACACCCGATTCATTTTCTGATGGTGGTAAGTATTTTTCTCTAGAGAATGCTTTAAGGCATGCTCAAGATCTAATCGACTCGGGCGCTGATGTGATTGATATTGGGGGAGAGTCAACTAGGCCTGGCGCCAACGTTTTAGGTTTTGAGGAAGAATGGAGCAGAATTAAAGATATACTGCCATTAATCAAAGAAATCAAAAAAGATGTGATTATTAGTTTAGATACTACTAAAGGGGAGATAATTAAAAGAGCGATAAATTACATTGATATTATCAATGATGTAAGCGGTTTTAGCGATCCTATAATGTTAGATATAGTCAAAAACTCAGGACTTCCAGCTGTATTAATACATAATTTGGGAGTACCTGCCGATCCATCTAAAACGATTCCTGAAGGATTAAATGTAATAGAAGAGGTATCGATGTGGTTTGAAAAAAAACTAGAATCACTGTCATCATCAAATTTGATATTGGATCCAGGCATAGGATTTGGGAAAACAGCATCTCAATCCTTAGAGATACTTAAAAATATAGCAGAATTACATAAATTTAACTTGCCTCTCTTAGTAGGGCATTCTCGCAAAAGCTACATGAAGTTATTAGGCATAGATGATAAAGATGCGGCCACAGGGGTTATATCGCTATATGTGGCACAAAAGCAAGTACAGCACATCAGAGTGCATAACGTAGCTTTAAATAAGCAATTTTTGGACATTTATAACACACTTCTCTAA
- a CDS encoding ankyrin repeat domain-containing protein: MPTIDVITYIRGIINPDFRIKTYCTKGKYEQCKKLLDNDVTDINYKDSSGNSLLHLAIEGGNKDLAEYLIDKGAYVDSRNEEGKTPLHYAASKGKNELIEMLIDKGADVNAKDNSGDTVLDLASTGKATYLLIDKGAKVIEPIDEGTASTIHKAAARGVTKKVVALVKKYPELLESVDSEGQTPFYKASLYGEHETALALIKLGAKCDIKDNKDIGPLEVAGDNNEFSYVEYIFFSFSSDEYDQCKTIINLINYGAQLTPQNLDTFIHKKLIGGKTLLESLIDNEKKEIKKIPSGEKLLAMKLIQRSMEESLDRVHNFVAHKINQSFNFEEQLANFCLSAQKHIDSKETYLIDIDIMRKIHEYFPHNPQLTKCMEHVNKCAATTVIKFFSQKEFTVYDAQSVVGQGTAEQNIGEYLELESLASLLKASTQNEVEQNQYFSFKSLLLTPLNLLKSWMPSADIHQVDNDPKQDDTSLEQTGNVYDKGEISS, from the coding sequence ATGCCAACAATAGATGTTATTACTTACATTAGAGGCATAATTAATCCTGATTTTAGAATAAAAACATATTGTACGAAAGGCAAATATGAACAGTGTAAAAAACTGTTAGATAATGATGTAACAGATATTAATTATAAAGATTCCTCAGGAAATAGCCTTTTACATCTAGCTATAGAAGGGGGAAATAAAGATCTAGCAGAATATCTTATCGATAAAGGCGCTTATGTAGATTCAAGAAATGAGGAAGGCAAGACACCTTTGCACTATGCTGCAAGTAAAGGAAAAAATGAATTAATAGAAATGTTAATTGACAAAGGTGCGGATGTTAATGCAAAAGATAATTCAGGAGATACTGTATTAGATTTGGCATCAACGGGTAAGGCTACGTATTTATTGATTGATAAAGGAGCTAAAGTGATTGAACCTATCGATGAAGGGACGGCATCAACAATTCATAAAGCTGCAGCTAGAGGTGTTACCAAAAAAGTTGTGGCCTTAGTGAAAAAATATCCTGAGCTTCTTGAAAGTGTTGACTCGGAAGGTCAAACTCCTTTTTATAAGGCCTCACTATATGGAGAACATGAAACAGCATTAGCATTAATCAAGCTCGGTGCTAAATGCGATATTAAAGATAACAAAGACATAGGTCCTTTAGAAGTAGCCGGAGATAATAATGAGTTCTCTTATGTAGAATATATATTTTTTAGTTTTTCATCAGATGAATATGATCAGTGTAAGACGATCATAAATTTAATAAATTATGGAGCGCAACTAACTCCCCAAAATTTAGATACTTTCATACATAAAAAGCTTATAGGAGGTAAAACGTTGCTTGAGTCATTGATTGATAATGAAAAAAAAGAAATCAAAAAAATACCCTCAGGAGAAAAATTGTTAGCAATGAAGTTGATACAACGCAGCATGGAGGAATCATTAGATCGTGTACATAATTTTGTAGCCCACAAAATAAATCAGTCCTTTAATTTTGAGGAACAATTAGCAAATTTTTGTCTTAGTGCTCAAAAACATATTGATAGCAAAGAAACCTACCTAATTGACATAGATATTATGCGTAAAATACACGAATATTTCCCTCATAATCCACAACTGACGAAATGTATGGAGCATGTAAATAAATGCGCTGCTACCACTGTAATTAAATTTTTTTCACAAAAAGAATTTACCGTATATGATGCACAGTCGGTAGTAGGACAAGGTACAGCAGAACAAAATATTGGAGAATATCTTGAACTCGAGTCTCTTGCATCTCTTTTAAAAGCTTCCACTCAGAATGAAGTAGAACAAAACCAATATTTTAGCTTTAAATCTTTATTGTTAACACCATTAAACTTATTAAAATCTTGGATGCCTTCAGCGGATATACACCAAGTAGATAATGATCCAAAACAAGATGATACGTCCTTAGAACAGACAGGAAATGTCTACGATAAAGGGGAAATATCAAGTTGA
- a CDS encoding SurA N-terminal domain-containing protein, which yields MLSNLRKLQDSNATKFIILLIVAAFLGLGLSDLIRGSRNASNSDVVSFKQAPNITRQDVFLKMRFFGVDSNTNPAIMEQIILPDLIKEKLLLSVAKKFGLSFNDHSIAEFIKQNPAFQNENKEFDEAKFKEATHRLGLSQELYLAQIHNLLIQNTLHFCFTSIYVPQILRRGLENFYSTDKNITLVKADASKFKIKSSLKQEEIEEFFDQNKESFTLPEMRDISYVILDKDFIKKHMNDKVKSIEECTQTIEDEIDYSGSLELAAEKFNFKLIKLKNQSLEALSSNKELAPLAEQLFTIDMVDIPEVFKISKDQHIIFSVNKISPSHLPELDIVIEQVKERLHKVKSLEAMEKALSNLKTKQELLRFAKQNKFEIKEEIINIRTELKLPTELATSIINTPKAGTILPPLINGDMGYVAYINSIKPNAKLKEEMQKAIIKEARTSYIGDLLFYLNDINEVKINYADPMLKQ from the coding sequence ATGCTGTCAAATCTGCGCAAATTACAAGATAGTAATGCAACTAAATTCATTATCTTGCTAATTGTGGCCGCTTTTTTAGGACTCGGTTTATCTGATTTAATTCGTGGAAGCCGTAATGCGTCAAACTCTGACGTGGTCTCTTTTAAACAAGCCCCAAACATCACAAGACAGGATGTTTTTTTAAAGATGCGTTTCTTTGGTGTTGATTCAAATACGAATCCAGCTATTATGGAGCAAATAATTTTGCCAGACCTAATTAAGGAAAAGTTATTACTATCTGTTGCCAAAAAATTCGGATTATCTTTTAATGATCACTCTATTGCTGAATTTATCAAACAAAACCCTGCGTTTCAAAATGAAAATAAGGAATTCGACGAAGCAAAGTTTAAAGAGGCAACTCACCGTCTTGGGTTAAGCCAAGAGCTATATCTAGCACAAATACATAATTTACTCATTCAAAATACCTTACATTTCTGCTTTACAAGCATATATGTACCTCAAATTTTAAGACGCGGGCTTGAAAACTTTTACAGTACAGATAAAAACATAACTCTAGTTAAGGCGGATGCGTCTAAGTTTAAGATAAAATCTTCTCTAAAGCAGGAGGAAATAGAAGAGTTTTTTGATCAAAATAAGGAAAGCTTCACCTTACCTGAAATGCGCGATATATCTTATGTAATCTTAGATAAAGATTTTATCAAGAAACATATGAATGATAAGGTAAAAAGCATTGAAGAGTGCACTCAAACCATTGAAGATGAAATAGATTATAGCGGTTCTCTTGAACTAGCAGCAGAAAAATTTAACTTTAAGCTCATAAAACTAAAGAATCAAAGTTTAGAAGCCTTATCGAGTAATAAGGAGCTAGCCCCCTTAGCAGAGCAGTTATTTACAATCGACATGGTAGATATTCCTGAAGTATTTAAAATATCAAAGGATCAACATATCATCTTCAGTGTCAATAAAATATCACCAAGTCACCTCCCAGAATTAGACATAGTAATAGAACAGGTGAAGGAAAGGCTACATAAAGTAAAGTCTTTAGAAGCTATGGAAAAAGCTTTATCCAACCTCAAAACTAAACAAGAATTACTAAGATTTGCAAAACAAAATAAATTTGAGATCAAGGAGGAAATAATTAATATCAGAACTGAACTAAAACTACCAACTGAACTTGCAACATCTATAATCAACACCCCAAAAGCTGGAACCATCTTACCTCCACTAATTAATGGAGATATGGGATATGTAGCCTATATCAACAGCATAAAACCTAATGCAAAATTAAAAGAAGAAATGCAGAAAGCTATAATTAAAGAAGCACGCACAAGCTATATAGGCGATTTACTATTTTATCTCAACGATATTAACGAGGTCAAAATTAACTATGCAGATCCTATGCTTAAACAGTAA
- a CDS encoding OmpH family outer membrane protein: MLKKLIFVLLFLHQTCFANQIAVVDVQNILDNSLALKDLSTQADKKMQSLQDESNQKIQELKKEEEALLQSKGKIPADDVRKKSAAFENKIQDAKKYAQSQKTKLDKAYSNGIMQINNVITQIIEDICKVKGCIVVLPTSQLLYANPNLNITQEVLDKLNTTIKNINLDF; encoded by the coding sequence ATGTTAAAAAAATTAATTTTTGTTCTTTTGTTCTTGCATCAAACATGTTTTGCAAACCAGATTGCAGTAGTAGATGTACAAAACATTTTAGATAATTCACTGGCTCTTAAGGATCTCAGCACTCAAGCTGACAAAAAAATGCAAAGTCTGCAAGATGAGAGTAATCAAAAGATACAAGAATTAAAAAAGGAAGAAGAAGCTTTGCTCCAAAGTAAGGGCAAAATACCAGCTGATGATGTCAGAAAAAAGTCCGCTGCTTTTGAGAATAAAATTCAAGATGCAAAAAAATATGCTCAAAGTCAGAAAACTAAACTGGATAAAGCTTATTCTAATGGTATTATGCAAATAAATAATGTTATTACTCAAATAATTGAAGATATCTGTAAAGTTAAAGGCTGCATTGTGGTCCTTCCCACCTCCCAACTTTTATATGCAAATCCCAACTTAAATATTACTCAAGAAGTGCTCGATAAGCTGAATACTACAATTAAAAACATTAACCTAGATTTTTAA
- the bamA gene encoding outer membrane protein assembly factor BamA, producing the protein MFKFKSLIALSLLATSALAEKVQSIKIEGNSRIEKATIKNYLKINVGDDVTDKRQDKAIQNLYATSFFERVSINLAKGVLTVKVQEYPVISDVVIEGNVKISTHALKKEILTNFGTTLSDFIIHSDILKIKELYRKQGSFLTKVEHQVERLPNDRAKVIFKITEGPKVEVRKIGFVGNNNFTDSSLKSKLVTKEKMWLKFWVQNSYSPEKIEHDQMMLQAFYNSQGFADFHVVSVNTQISKNKDYFDIIYVIEEGNKYSLGDIDISNNIKEINTDELKSLLNVKRGDTYNAEELDELARAISNYIENKGYPEVSVSAQTVSKDPKKSIINISFIVEKAYKAYIDKINIRGNTKTRDKVIRREFKISEGDIFNRDQIEQSKRNLINLDYFEAEKLKIYTTPSGKTNKYNLEVEVEEKSTSGINLHTGYNTGSGFQAGIGYNERNFLGMGKTLDAGITGGSRYKHYSLGLTEPHFLDRNMSLGVTGSIHTSKTDKKKKFAAYRPYDLITYGLRVDLGYSLLEDLYHNVYYSYKFDNISINKNTQASKYVQEQAGKVVTSAIGHSLFYDKTDNRIFPRNGYSISGTQEYAGVGGHNKYLKHEFDAKYFKSFFKDSYRIKIAASAGIINGVGGKKVRIQDRFNLGDASFRGFAFAGIGPRDKTGDKEALGGQKYYVLTAELNFPLGLPKELNLTGNLFVDYGALWNFDLKPGSSYSKSDVWDSKRPHLSVGCGILWITRLAPIRIDFAKALVKRKYDERQNWHLSFSTNL; encoded by the coding sequence ATGTTCAAATTTAAGTCACTAATTGCCCTAAGCTTGCTTGCGACAAGCGCATTAGCAGAAAAAGTACAATCTATTAAAATAGAAGGAAATTCTCGTATTGAAAAGGCAACAATTAAAAATTATCTAAAAATTAATGTAGGTGACGACGTTACTGATAAAAGGCAAGACAAAGCTATACAAAACCTATATGCTACATCTTTTTTTGAACGCGTAAGTATTAATCTCGCTAAAGGAGTACTAACTGTCAAAGTTCAAGAATATCCTGTTATTTCAGACGTTGTAATCGAAGGAAACGTTAAAATTAGTACGCACGCATTAAAAAAGGAAATATTAACTAACTTTGGTACAACTTTAAGTGATTTTATAATCCATTCAGATATTTTAAAGATCAAAGAGCTGTATAGAAAACAAGGAAGCTTTTTAACCAAGGTTGAACATCAAGTAGAAAGACTTCCTAATGATAGAGCTAAAGTTATCTTTAAAATCACCGAAGGGCCAAAAGTAGAAGTACGCAAAATTGGATTTGTTGGCAATAATAACTTCACGGACTCTTCTTTGAAGTCTAAGTTGGTTACGAAAGAAAAGATGTGGTTGAAATTCTGGGTACAAAATTCATATAGTCCAGAAAAGATTGAGCATGATCAAATGATGCTACAAGCATTCTATAATTCTCAAGGATTTGCTGATTTTCATGTGGTCTCAGTTAATACTCAAATATCTAAAAATAAAGATTATTTCGACATTATTTATGTAATAGAGGAGGGTAATAAATATTCTTTAGGAGATATAGATATCTCTAACAATATAAAAGAAATTAATACAGATGAGCTTAAAAGCTTGCTTAATGTCAAAAGAGGCGACACATATAATGCTGAAGAGTTAGATGAACTGGCAAGGGCTATTTCAAATTACATTGAAAACAAAGGATATCCTGAGGTAAGCGTTTCAGCACAAACAGTCTCAAAAGATCCCAAAAAATCTATTATTAATATATCTTTTATCGTAGAAAAGGCATACAAAGCATACATCGATAAAATTAACATTAGAGGCAATACTAAAACCCGTGACAAGGTCATTAGAAGAGAATTCAAAATTTCTGAAGGAGATATTTTTAATCGCGATCAAATTGAGCAGTCTAAAAGAAACTTAATCAACTTAGATTACTTTGAAGCAGAAAAATTAAAAATATACACAACGCCTTCAGGTAAAACCAATAAATATAATCTGGAAGTTGAAGTAGAGGAAAAATCGACTTCAGGTATTAACTTGCACACAGGATATAATACTGGTTCGGGTTTTCAAGCTGGTATTGGATATAATGAAAGAAATTTCCTTGGCATGGGTAAAACTCTTGATGCTGGTATTACCGGTGGTAGCCGTTACAAACATTACTCTTTAGGTTTAACAGAGCCCCATTTCCTTGACCGTAATATGAGCTTAGGAGTTACTGGATCCATTCACACAAGTAAAACAGATAAAAAGAAGAAATTTGCTGCTTACAGACCTTATGACTTAATTACTTATGGATTGAGAGTAGATCTTGGATATAGTTTATTGGAAGATTTATACCACAACGTATATTACTCATATAAATTTGATAACATCTCTATTAACAAAAATACCCAAGCTTCTAAGTATGTTCAAGAACAAGCTGGTAAGGTTGTTACTTCTGCAATTGGTCATTCTTTATTTTATGATAAGACAGACAATAGGATATTTCCACGTAATGGCTACAGCATTTCGGGAACACAAGAGTATGCTGGAGTTGGAGGGCATAATAAGTACTTAAAACATGAATTTGATGCCAAATACTTCAAATCATTCTTTAAAGACTCTTACAGAATTAAAATTGCTGCTTCTGCAGGTATTATAAACGGAGTTGGAGGCAAAAAAGTAAGAATTCAAGATAGATTCAACTTGGGTGATGCTTCATTTAGAGGATTTGCGTTTGCCGGTATTGGACCTCGTGACAAAACTGGTGATAAAGAGGCTTTAGGAGGACAAAAATACTATGTTCTTACAGCAGAGCTTAATTTTCCACTAGGACTTCCAAAAGAACTCAATTTAACAGGTAATTTATTTGTAGATTATGGTGCTTTATGGAACTTTGATTTAAAACCAGGCAGCTCTTACTCCAAGTCTGATGTATGGGATAGCAAAAGACCTCACTTATCAGTTGGTTGCGGGATACTTTGGATCACAAGGCTTGCTCCTATCAGAATAGACTTTGCCAAAGCTCTTGTTAAAAGGAAATACGATGAGAGACAAAATTGGCATTTAAGCTTTAGTACGAATTTATAG